The stretch of DNA CGCCAGTTCTCCCTGAATCACGCTGAGGGAGGTGATCTCCTTGCCGTTGATCGTCCTCAGGATGTCCCCCGGCTCGATCTTCCCGGCGGCGGCGGAACTGTCTGACAAGCCTGCAGCCTGCAGCTGCTGCCCAAACGGAATGTCCAGTTCCTTCAAAGCTGAAGCCACCGCGTTTTCCTGGGAAGTGGCCATGGCTTCCGTGCCCTGCTCATTGGCCTCCTCCTTGGTGGTACCAGCAGGGTAGATCAGCTCTTCCGGGTACACCGCTTTCGAACGGTCAAGCCACGCAGAGAAAGCCCCCAGGATGCTTACGGGCCCGCTGGGGCCGCCGTCGACGTAGACGGTGGTCAGATCAAGGTTTCCCGCCGCCGGATACGTTTCCTGGCCGGTGACGCTGATGACCGGGCTTCCCTGGCTCTGGCCCAGGGTGTTGAAGGTGGGGCCGGGCGATTCAATGACATAGGGCACCGGCAGGGTGCCCGCCGCGATTCCCAGCCCAAGGGCAGCCATGCCGGCCACCATCATGGCGGAGACCTTGGGACTTCGGCGGCCTGGTTCGGTGAGTCCCGTTTCCGTTGGCGGAGCCCATGGGCCGGCTGGCGCGCTGACGGGTTCACGGCCGGCGCCAGGCTCTACTGTTTCCTCAGGCCAGGGGCGGGACTGGAGCTCGGCAGCGTGGTCCTCTGAAGGGTGGCTGCCACGGGTTGTAGTCACTGAACCAACACTACGCGGTGCCCGGCTGCTCCAGTTCTTTGCCTACAGCGAACGGTAACGAAGTGCGGCAGACAGCCGACCGGGACCGGGGTAGCGTGAAGGTTGAGCACCAGTCACACCGACGATCGGCGGGATCATGACCTCCAACCCACTTAATCCGTCTAACGGCGACGATACCCCCAAGGACCCGTTGACCGAGATGCTGCAAAACCTGATGGGCGGCAAGGGGATGGAGAATTTCGACCCGGCCGAACTCGCCAAGGCAGCCGGCCTTCCCAACGACCCGAATCTGCTGGCCCAGATGTTCTCCCAGGTGCAGGCCATGATGAGCGCACCGTCCGAGGGGCCAGTGAACTGGCAGCTTGCCCACGAGAACGCCCGACGCGTTGCAGCGGCGAGTGCCGATCCGTCGGTTACCTCGCAGCAGTCCCGCGAAGTGGACGAGGCCCTGCGGCTCGCCGAACTGTGGCTCGATCCCGTCACAGACCTTCCCGCTACGGGCCTGATCGGCCGGGCATGGTCCCGTGCGGAATGGGTCGAGGCCACGCTGGGCACCTGGAAGCGGCTCACCGAGCCGGTGGCGAACAGCATCGCCAATGCGCTGTCCTCTGCCATGACCGAGCAGATGCCCGAAGAGATGAAGTCGATGATGGGCGGGGCCTCGTCCATGCTCCAGAACATGGGCGGTGCCATCTTCGGCATGCAGCTGGGACAAGCCATCGGCGCCCTTTCCCAGGACGTGGTCAGTTCCACCGACATCGGCGTACCCCTGGCCGACCTTGAAATGGCCCTGCTGCCCGTCAACATCACCGCCTTCGGGGAAGGGCTCTCCTTGCCCGAAAACGACATCCGGCTCTTCCTCGCCGTCCGGGAAGCTGCCCACGCAAGGCTGTTCGTGCAGGTCCCGTGGCTGCGCGGCCACCTGCTGGGCGCCATCGAGGCCTACGCCCGTGGCATCCACATCGACACCTCCCGCATTGAAGAGCTGGCCCGGGACCTGGACCCCAGCAATCCCGAGGGCATCCAGGAAGCCCTGTCGCAGGGCGTGTTTATGCCCCAGCGGACTCCTGCGCAGGACCAGGCACTGGAGAAACTCGAGACGGCGCTGGCCCTCGTGGAAGGCTGGGTGGACGAGCTCACGGCCGCGGCCACGGAGAAGCTGCTGCCCTCCGCCGGCGCGCTGCGGGAAACAGTGCGGCGCCGCCGGGCCACTGGCGGGCCCGCGGAGCACGCCTTCGCTGCCCTGGTGGGGCTCGAGCTTCGCCCCCGCCGCCTGCGGGACGCCGCAACCCTCTGGGCCACCTTGAAGGAAGAGCGCGGCATCGAGGGCCGCGACGCGATCTGGCACCACCCCGATCTCCTGCCCACCGCCGAGGACCTGGACGATCCAAAGGGTTTCAGCGGACGCCGCAAGCTGGCCGAGGCAAGTGACAGCGAAGTGGACGACGCCCTGCAGAAGCTCCTGAGCGGCGGGTTTGACGAGTCCCCGTCGGCCGGGACGGAAGAGGCCGACGGCGGGACGGCCGGCGGCGGGACGGCCGGCGGCGGCCAGGCTGACGGAAACCAGAGCCAGGACGACCAGAAGGGCGAGGACGGCGGGCCGAAAAGCTAAGCCGGCCTAGTCGGCGTCGCCGGGCCAGCTTTCGCCGTGCCAGTTTTCGTCGGGCCAGTTTTCGTCGGGCCAGGGTTCCTGCCCTGGCCGGGCGGTGTGCGGCACATCGGGTGCTCCGGCGTCCTTGAGACCGCGCGCCATGGCGAAGGACACACCTTCCAGGAAGGCCTTCGCGCGCGCCGTCTCGGGGTAGGCCTCAAGCAGCTTCCAGAAGGCAGCGTTGTGCCCTGCCACCAGGAGGTGAGCCAGCTCGTGCAGCAGCACGTAGTCGATGACCCACTGGGGCATGGGACGAAGCTTGTCAGAGAGGCGAATGGTGCCTTCGGCCGGGGTGGCCGAACCCCAGCGCGAGTTCTGGTTACTGACCCAGCGAACTGACGCAGGCCTCGAACGCCCGCCGAGGTACCGTTCGGACAGCTGGGCGGCGTGGGCGGCCAGGGCGGCGTCAGAGGCTGGCCGCTTCCGGCCGGAAGCGGTGCGGCGTTCCCCCTGCTTGTGCAGCTTGGCGAGCATCCGCTGGACCCATTCCTTTTCCTGGGCGGCGGTGAACCGTGCCGGGATGGCCACCACGGCCGTCCCGTTCTCCCAGAAAGCGGCAACGGTCCGTGTTCGGCGGGCGGAGCGGCGGACCTCGACGGGAGCGCCGTCCGCTGTGGTGATCATAGCGAGGTGCTTTCCAGCAGGACCCGGAGGACGTCTTCGCCGTAGCGTTCCAGCTTGGACGGTCCCACTCCGGCAAGCGCGGCAAGTTCCTCCAGTGAGGAAGGCTTGGCCTCGGCAATCGCTGTAAGCGTGGCGTCGGTGAACACCACAAAGGCAGGAACGTCGGCGGACAGGGCGGTCTCACGGCGCCACGTCCTGAGGGCCTCGAAAGTCTGTTCCTCATAGCTCGGCGGGCAGGAGTTGCAGCGCCCCACCTTGCGCTCCGCTCCCGTGCCGAGCATGCTCCCGCAAACCCTGCACACCGCCGGCGCAGCGGCCTTGCGGCGCGGCGCGGGCCCTTTACCGCGGGCGCTTGAGCTGGCCACCGAATCAGGGCGCAGCCCGTCCAGGAACCTGGACGGCTTGCGGTTGGCCCGGCCGCCCGGGGTCCGGGCCGTGGACCAGGAGAGTGAGAGGTGTTCGCGGGCACGGGTGATGCCTACGTACAGGAGCCGCCGTTCTTCATCGACGGATTCGGGCGAGTCTGCGAAGGAGATGGGCATCAACCCTTCGCTGAGCCCCACCAGGAACACCGCATCCCACTCCAGGCCTTTGGCCGCGTGCAGGGACGCCAGGGTGACGCCCTGCACCGTAGGCGCGTGCTGGGCCAGGGACCGCTCCTGAAGTTCGTTCACGAATTCAGCCAGGCCAAACTCCGGGCCGCGCGACTGGACGAGTTCGTCGGCCAGGGCCACCAGCGCCGCCAGGGATTCCCAGCGTTCGCGCAGTGCGCCGCCGTTGTGGGGTGGTGCGTCGGTGTAACCAAGGGAAGCCACGATGTCGCGCACAAGCTGGCCAAGGGGTTCCGGCGATTCCGCCGAGACTGCCCGGGTGGCGGCGCGCAGCTGAAGGATGGCGTCGCGGACCTCCTTGCGGGCAAAGAACCGCTCTCCCCCGCGCAGCTGATAGCCGATGCCTGCGGCGGCAAGGGCCTGTTCGTAGGCTTCGGACTGGCCGTTGGTGCGGAAGAGGACGGCCACCTCGCTGGCCGGTGTGCCGGCATCGAGCAGTGCTTTGATCTTTTGCGCCACGGTGGCAGCTTCCGCTTCATCGTCCGAGCACTCGGTGAACTGCGGAACGGGCCCGCCGGGGCGCTGCGCCACCAGCTGCAGCGGTGCGGCCCAGGCGGCGTCAGCAACGGGACCGCCGCTGCGCCTGCCGGCCAGGAGATCGTTGGCGAGCTTCACCACTTGGGGCGTGGAGCGGTAGTCCCTGACCAGCTTCACCACGTTGGCCTGCGGGTAGCGGGCTTTGAACTCCAGGAGGTGCTTCGGGGAGGCGCCGGTAAACGAGTAGATGGTCTGGCTGGCATCTCCGACGACGCACAGCTCGTCCCGGCCGCCCAGCCACAGTTCAAGGAGCCGCTGCTGCAGCGGGGAGACGTCCTGGTACTCGTCCACCACAAAGTGCCGGTACTGCTCGCGGACGGTGGCAGCCACCTTCTCGTCCTCCTGCAGGATGCCCACCGTAATCAGCAGGACGTCCTCGAAGTCGATGACGTTGCGGTCCGTCTTGACGTCTTCGTAGGACTGGAAGACCCTGGCCACCGCCGTGAGGTCGAAGCCGCCGGGCGTTCCCCGGTCCTGCGCGTTCTCGAGGTAGTTGGCAGGGGTCAGCATGGACACTTTGGCCCATTCGATTTCGGAAGCAAGATCGCGGATGGACGCCCTGTCCGTGCTCAACCGCAGCCGCCGGGCAGCTTCGGCGATCATCTGGGCCTTGTGGTCCAGCAGGTTGGGCAGCGTCCCGCCCACCGCCTGCGGCCAGAAGAACTGCAGTTGGCGCAGCGCCGCGGCATGGAAGGTGCGGGCCTGGACGTTGCCGGCCCCGAGGTCACGCAGCCGGCTCCGCATCTCAGCCGCCGCCCGGGCCGTGAAGGTCACGGCCAGCAGGCGCTGGGGTGTGTAGACCCCCGAATGGACTCCGTAGGCGATGCGGTGGGTGATGGCGCGGGTCTTGCCGGTGCCGGCACCCGCAAGGACGCACAGGGGCCCGTTGAGGGTGCTGGCCACCTCGCGCTGCTCGGCGTCCAGGCCGCCAAGGATACGGTCCTCCAGGGATGCTGCGCCGTCAAAATTCTGTGTAGTCACTTTGCTGCTTTTTCGTCTCGACTACCGCGTGCTGGAGTCTGATGGATAAGTAAAGCTTCAGGCCCCTGCCCGGTCCTGAATCCGTCCGCCGAACCAGTGCTCTATCAGGGAACGGGCGATCGACAACCGGCTGGAGATGGTGATCTCGCCGGCGCTCACGGCTTCCTGGAGTTCCTCCCGGCTGAACCAGCGGGCCCTGGTGACCTCCACGCCGTCGGGCGTTGCCTCGGCGTCTTCGGTGACAGCGGTAAATCCAAGCATAAGGGAGGCCGGGAAAGGCCACGACTGCGAGCCAAGGTACTGGCAGGCAGTTACCCTGACCCCTACTTCCTCATAAATTTCCCGGACTACGGCCTGTTCCAGGGACTCCCCCGGTTCCACAAATCCGGCGAGGGTGGAGTAGTTCTTTGCATCACGCGCCCCGCCGCCGCCCAGGAGCAGGCGGCCGTCCGGACCTACGACGGTGACGATGATGGCGGGGTCGGTGCGCGGGTAGTGTTCAGAGGAATCTGCCGGGCAGCGCCGCACCCAGCCCCCGGCTTCAATGTCCGTGGGCGATCCGCAGCGCGGGCAGTGCGTATGGGAGTCGTGCCAGTTGGCGATGGCGCTGGCTTCGACGAAAAGTGCTGTATGCGTGGGGGTGAGCCCGGCGGCAACCTCCCGGAACCCGGCCCAGACAGCATCCCCCGGAATGCCGGCCGTCCCGGGCTCCACCGCCTCCGGCAGCACGAACAGCAGCAGCTCGGTGCCAGGGGGGAGGTCCGAATCCGGCAGGGCGGAGCCCAGGTAGACCGTCAGCCGGGGCGCTGCATCCGCAGCGGCAAGGGCGGCGTGCAGTTCGCGGGCTTTTGACAGGTACAGGCCGCCGTTGTGGATCAGCCCCTGCCGGCCGGAGAGGAGAACCGCCATGGTGTCCGCCCCGGCGAGCAACTCCTCCACCATTCCCGGCTTCGCCCGTGCCACGGAACCGCGGTCAACCAGCGCGGGCGGCACCGGGAGGACCGTCTCCATCAGGTGGTTCGCCGGCAGCCGGACAGCGTTGCCCTGGTGGACCGGTGTTACAGACTCCGCATGGCTCATGTGTCCACCGTACTGACTGGGACCGACAAATTGATATTTGGCGGGCGCGCCAGCCGCTTCCGGCTGCCTGTCCTCCCCTGTTTTGGACTCTATTCGAAGACTCGCCGACCTCGGACCGGTATCTTGGACTGCACGCAATCTACCGTGGAACAGTGAGAAGAAAACCGATAGAACTGGCAGCCGTTGCAACCGCGGCAGTCCCGGGGCTGACCCCGACGGCCGTTAGCTCTGCCCCGGATGATCCGGCCGACTTCGACTCCGCGCTGCTACTCGATTCCGAGGGCAAGCGCTGGCGCGTCCGCTCACCCCGTCACGCCGAAGCCAGCGCGCGGCTGGAAACGGAATTTCTTGTGCTGCGGGCCTTCGCCCCTGCCATCCGCGCCGAGCTTCCGTTCCTCATGCCCACCGTGGCGGGCAGTGTACGCCTGGGGACCCTCAGCACGTTTGTGTACTCGCACCTCGCCGGAAGCACCCGCAGCGTTGAGGAGCTCACAGCCGGCCCGGATGTCCTGGCCCGCGAAATCGGTGTAGCCCTCGCCGCCATCCACGACCTTCCGAGGTCGCTCGTCAGCAACGCCGACCTGCCCAGCTACACACCCAACGAGTTCCGGCAGCGCCGGCTCAACGAGCTGGACCAGGCGGCCACCACCGGAAAGATCCCGCCTGCCCTGCTGCTGCGCTGGGAACACGCCTTGGAAGACGTGTCGCTGTGGCGCTTCAACCCCAGTGTGGTGCACGGCGACCTGCACGAGGACAACCTCCTGGTGGAGGGCCAGCGGGTCACCGCGGTGACCGGGTGGACTGACTTGAGGATCGGGGATCCGGCTGACGATTTCGCCTGGCTTGTTGCCTCCAATGAGCAGGATTTTGTGGATGCGGTCCTGGATGCCTACACGGCCAGCCGCAGGGACACCCCTGACAACCACCTCCTGCGCCGGGCGGCACTGTCCGCCGAATTCGCCCTGGCCCAGTACCTGGTGAAGGGAATCGCCTCGGAGGACAGCGGCATGATCGCCGAAGCGGAAGAGATGCTTGCCACGCTCGATCGGGACGTTAAGGAGTACGGCGGGCAGCCGATCAGCGTGGAACCCCAGCCGGCAACGGTTGCCGGGGATCCCGGAAATGTGCCTGTGGTCAGGGCGGCCGACGCCGGCGCCACGCCTTCAGTCGCGTCCGTCACGGTGGTGCCGGTGCCCGTCCCGGCCCCGGTCCAGCCTGCGGTCCTTGTGACGCCAATCCCGGCTGAGCCCGCGGCCGGCCCCGGGACTGACGGCTCAATTGGGGACGGCGAGGCTGCAACAGGCAGTAGCCATGATCAGGGCCAGTCCAACCCAGGCACGGGAGCCGGGGAGTTCGGAGGGCCGGACGATACGTCCACCGCCGCGATCTCCATCATCGACCCCGCAAAGAGCCAGGCCAGTTCCTAGGAACTAAGGGCAGCACCCACAATCCCCTCCAGCTCCTGGGCGGTTCCGAGATCGTGGGGGCGCACCACCTCATTGTCCGCGACGTAGAAGAAGGCTGCCCGCACCTCCTCCAGCGGGACGTCCTTCAGCCGCGCCCAAGCCAGCCGGTACGCGGCGAGCTGCACGGCTTTCGTTTTCAGCGCGGCGGCGGAGGGGCGGCGGCCCGTCTTCCAGTCCACCAGGTCCCACCGGCCGTCGGCGTCCAGGAAGACAGCGTCGATACGCCCACGGACAACAACATCCCCCACGCGGGTCTCCACCGGTACTTCGACGAATGCCGGTGACCGGTGGGCCCACGGGGACGCCTTGAAGGTAGCCACCATGGCATCCAGGTCATACGCGGCATCGATGTGGTCATCGGAACCCGGAGCTTCATCAAGGTCAAGCATTCCCGCTGCACCGAAATATTCCTCCACCCATGCGTGGAAAGCGGTTCCCTTCCGTGCTGACATGCCTGGTTCCCGGGGCACTGGCCTGCGGAGCCTTCCAAGCACTGCGGAGGGGTCCTCCCGCAGCTCCACCAGGGTGGACGCCGAGATGTGGCCCGGAAGGTGCACATCGGGGCCGGCGGACCTTCGAGACCGGCGCTCCAGCAACAGCGCCGCCTCCCGTGCCCATCCCCGGGCCACGCCGCTTAGAAGCTTGCCGTCGGCCGGTTCCCCGCCGGGAGCTCCTGCCCCCGCAAGGGCCGGCATGGATTCCTGTCCTTGGTTTTCCAGCACCGCAAGTACTTTGCCTGCGGCGGCCTCCATGGCGTCCCGCCGCCCTTTGGAGAGGCGGAGGCGATACCCGGTCCGCGGATTCACCGGCCCCTCGAGGGGATCGTAGGGCCAGCTGGCAACTTCTGCTTCCAGGGTGAGCGGGCTCGACTCCGGAAGGGACGCTTCATCCTGCGACGCCGGATGGACTATGGCTGCCTGCGGCTGTCCGTCCGCCACTTTAGCCAGCGGCTCGAGCTCGGCGAGGAACGGCGACATGTCCGCACGTCCCGCCCGGGAACCCACCCATGCTGCGCTTGATACCCACAGCACGTGCTTGGCCCTGGTGTAGGCGACGTAGGCGAGGCGGCGTTCCTCCGATTCCCCGTGGGCCTGGACTGCACCCTTGAAGTCCTTCTCTGCGTCCAGCCAGCCTTTCTGGTCCGGCTGGTCGAGGTCCCACTGGGGAAGGTCCGCCCGGTCACCACGGAGCGGCCAGGGCAGGGCCGCGGACCCGCTGCTCCAGCGGGAGTCGCGGTCGCTGGGGAAGGCCCCCGCATTCAGCCCGGGTACAAAAACAACGTCCCATTCCAGGCCCTTGGATGCATGGACTGTGAGGAGCTGCACGGCTTCCCGGTTAATGTCGGCAGCCGGCGCTTCCAGGCCGTTTTCCTCCGCGGCCGCAGCTTCCAGCCAGGACAGGAAGGCCAGAATGTCCACCCGTTGGGAGGTCCGCAGGAATCCTGCGGCGGCGTCCTGGAAGGCATCCAGGTTGCGCCGGGCCTGGTGGATGCTGATGCCTGGCCGGGCCGCCACCTCGATGTCCAGCAGCATGGCCCGTTCCACTTCACCCAGCAGGGTGGTGAGGTCATCGCCGAGGTAGCCCCGGAGCTGCCGCAACTCGGCTGACAGGCCGGCAAGCCTGCTGCGGGCCGCGGCGCTGAGCGACCGGCCGTGAGCAGACGTCCAACCTTCCCGGGGCAGCCAGTCCAGGGCTTCCACCAGGCTGGCACCGTCCGTGAGGTCCCCCTCAAGGGCGGTCTCAGTGCCTTCATCCGGCTGCCCGTCAACGGGCCGCTCGTCGCCCGCCCGCTCGTCACGACTCCGGTCTAAGGCTTGTCCGCGCCGCCGTGCCAGGTGGCTTGACCAGTCGCGCAGGGCCATCAGGTCTGCCGGACCAATGCGCCAACGGGCACCGGCCAGGAGCCGCATCAGCGCGTCGGACCGGCCGGGGTCTGCGAGGACACGCAGGGTGGCCACGAGGTCAACGATCTCCGGGGTGTCCAGGAGTCCGCCAAGCCCCACGATTTCATACGGGATGCCCCTCGCCTCGAACTGGCGCCGGACAGTTTCCATCTGCGCACGGCGCCGGCACAGGACAGCGAGGGCAGGCGGCACAGGGCTACCGTCCGGTTTCAGCTCAAAATCGGTCACCCGGTATTTGAGGACGTCATCCGCCAGCGCGGCCGCTTCGTCAACATCGGTACCGAACCGACCCAGGACCACCGTGCCGTCGACGGCGTACGGGCTGGGCTGGAGAGGCGGAACGTCCGCTGCTGCTGCCCCGCCTCCGCCTTGCGTGCTGCTTCCGCCGGCCGGTCCGCGCCCTGCGGCTGACTTGCCCAGGGACTCGGACATCACGTTTGCCGCCGCCAGGATGGACCGCCCGTTCCGCCAAGCCGTTGTCAGGTAGGACGTAGGCGCCGGAGCCCAGTTCCCGGGTGAATCCGCTGGTCCGGTGCGCACGGGGAACTCGCGGACGAAGTGGAAGAGCTGCCCCGCGGACGCGCCGCGGAACCCGTAGATGGACTGGTTCGGGTCCCCTACCGCAGTCACTGCATGCCCGCCGCCAAAGAGCCGCGAGAACAGCACCAGCTGGGCGTACGAGGTGTCCTGGAATTCGTCGAGCAGCACCACTTTGTAGCGTTGCCGCTCCATCTGCGTGGCCAGCGGAACCTCCTGCGCCACCTTGGCAGCGAGCGCCACCAGGTCCCCGAAGTCCAAGGCTCCCCGGGCCCGCTTGGCAGCCGCATAGCGGCCCACCATGTCTGCCACGCTGGCCCGGGTGCGCAGCATCCCGGCAAGCTCGGCCGCCGCCTGCGGAGGGTTCTTCTTCTTGTCCGCCATGTACGGCAGGGACTCAAACTCCGAAAGCCGCGCCATCAGCCAGGCTTCCACGTCCTCGGGTTCCTGGAGGTGCTCCGCGCATTCCCCTGCGAGCTGGATAACCGCCTTGACCAGGGTGGATTTCGCTGCGCGGAAGTGGGTGTATTCGCCGTCGTAGGCTTCCACCACTTCACTGGCCAGCTGCCAGGCCTGCGCGCCGCCGAGGAGTACCACGTCCCGTTCCACGCCGAGCCGGAGCCCGTAGTCGGACACGATGCCGCTGGCGAACGAGTGGTAGGTGGACACTTTGGGTTCAAGCGAATCGCTGGAGACCGGTTGCTCCGGGAACAACTGGCGCCCGCCATCCTGACCGGCCAGCCGTTGCAGGGACGCCAGCTTCGCCCGTATCCGGGAGGCCAGTTCGCCCGCCGCCTTCCGCGTAAACGTCACCCCGAGGACTTCTTCCGGCCGCACCCAGCCGTTGGCAACGAGCCAGACCACGCGGTCAGCCATGGTGGCTGTTTTGCCTGAACCGGCACCGGCGATGACCAGCCGGGGCGTCAATGGCGAGCTGATGATGGCGGACTGCTCCGGAGTGGGGATGTTCTTCTCGCCCAGCAGCCCGGAAAGCTCCTCCGGTGTGAACCGCGGTTCGGGCACACCCGGCCTGTCCACGTTTGAATCCGGGCTCATTCCGTGACCTGCCTTCCCCGCACGCACAAAGGACATACTTCGGGCAGCCGGCAGCCATGACCGCCGTGGCTCCCCTTGGAGGGGTCATGCCTCGCTTCGAATACGCTGCCGCCCATTACGGCAGCGGCCTCCGTCACCATGTCCATGGCCCAGTTCTCCTGCGGATCAAGTGGTTCCTGCTGCTGGATGCCCGGACCCTTGGCCCCCGTCCCCAGCTGGGCGAGCACGGACCCACCCGGGATAGTGGGGGTGTTGTCCTCCCCCGTGTCGAAGCCACCTGCGAGTACTGCTGTCTGGTACGCACCGAGCTGCGGATGCGCGGACAGTTCCGCTTTGCCCGGCTGGCGTTTGCCTGTTTTGAGATCCACGATCACCAGCCGGCCTTCACGGTCGATTTCCAGGCGGTCCACCTGGCCGCGAAGGACCGCTGCGCGGGCCTGGCCATCATCAACAGCGACATCCGGGAGGGCCACATCGAAGTCCTGTTCGACGCCCAGCAGGCTCCTGCCCTCACTGCGCATAACCAGCACGTATTGGGCAAGCTTGCGCACCATAGCCTCAGCGCGCTGGTAGTCCATCCGGCCTTCCCAGTTGTCCTTCATGCCCAGGGCAGGCCAGCGGCGCACCAGTTCGGCGACATACTCTGCCCCGGACGCCTCCGGAAGCTCCTGTGCGATCGCGTGCACCAGTGTGCCCAGGCTTCTGGCGAAATCGGTGGCCGCTTCACCGCCTGCTGCCTGGACGAACCAGTCAAGCGGTGATTTCTGGACCGTCTCCACCTTCGACGGCGATACAAACACGGTTCCGCCCGGGGGGACCACGGCTGCGGAGGATGTCAGCGGCGGAAGTGCCCACCAGCTGTCCGGATGTGCCCCGGCCGCGGGCGGCGCCGCAGCCGCGAGCCTGGCAAGAACCTTCACCGCTTCGTCCGCCTCAGCCTCGTGTTTTCCGTCCAGCTGGGCGTACTGCCGGAGTTCGGCCACGAGTGCGCGCAGGGTCATGGGACGTTCCACCGGTGTGAAATTTCTGCCTTCCTGGCCCGGGTCCAGCGGTGCCGCATAGTCCAGGAAGGAGGACGGCTGATCGTCCTCGGAGGAGACGGCGGTGCAAACCAGGAGTTCGCGGGCACGTGACACGGCCGTGGAGAAGCTGCGCAGTTCGTCGTAGCGGATGTCCCGGAGCCGGCTGAGCGGGTCCCGCTGGAGCGCATAGTCGACTCCGTGCTCCACCGCGTCGGCATACAGGGTGCTGCCCAGAAGTTCACCACGGAGCCGGGTGTTGGGCCACACGCCTTCCTGGAGACCGGCCACCAGGACCACCGGCCATTCGCGGCCGGCTGCGCTGGCGGGCGTCATCAGTTCGACGGCGTCGTCCACTTGGGCCCTGGCCGCCAGCGTGTCCATGGGGAGCTCCTGGTTCAACAGGTATTCCAGGAACTGCTCCGGCCCGGCGCCGGGGACCTGGTCGACGTAGCGCTCCGCCGTGTGGAAGAGCGCCATCATGGCGTCAAGGTCGCGGTCGGCGCGTGCTCCGTGCGGTCCACCGGCGAGCGCTGTTTCTGTCCAGGCAGCAGCGAGGCCGGTGGAGTTCCAGAGCGCCCACAGCACTGTCTCGGCGTTGGCACCGGGTTCGGCGGCGGCCTGCCGCCCGGCCTGGATCATGCGTGCAGTGCGGCGTGCGGCCCGGCCCTCCATGCCAAGGGTGGACAGGGCGCCCGGCTCCAGGAGGGCTTCGACCAGCAAGGTGTCGCTGGCGCGTCCCCCTCCGCCCAGCAGCTCCTCGCGCCGCAGCGATTGCCGCAGCCGGCGCAGCTCGATGGACGTGGCACCGCCGATACGCGACGTCAGAAGGGAGACAGCGGTTTCCGGGGTGAGCAGGCCGGGATCAACGGCGACGGCGAACGCATCGAGCAGGGGCCGTACAGCTATTTCGTCGCGGACGGCGGACTCCGCTACCGGCACACGGACGGGAATCCCCTGGCCGGACAGATACCGTTGCAGTTCGCTGACCTGGGCCCCGTTTCGCACTATCACTGCCATCTCGGCCAGGTCCCGGCCGTGGTTGATGTGCTGGTCAAGGATCCGCTGGGCAACATAACGGAGTTCGTGCACGGCGGACGGTACGAGGTGGGCTTCCACCGCTCCCTGAGGCTTATCCCCCAGCGGCTCGAGCTGCCTGGCCAGCTGCCCGCCGGCGCGCTGGGATATGCGGCCGGCAACGCCCAGCCACGCTTCCGTTAGCCCGGGGGCGTGGCGGTGGGCATACCGGAGGGGACGTTCCAGGACAGGCGCGTCCGGTGAGAGCAGCCCCGGAAGTTCAGCCACCAGGTCCGGCCGGGCCCCCCGGAACCCCTGGACCACCGTGTCCGGCGAGGACGCAACGTAGCAGTCCTTCCGGCGGGCTAT from Pseudarthrobacter siccitolerans encodes:
- a CDS encoding ATP-dependent DNA helicase UvrD2; translation: MTTQNFDGAASLEDRILGGLDAEQREVASTLNGPLCVLAGAGTGKTRAITHRIAYGVHSGVYTPQRLLAVTFTARAAAEMRSRLRDLGAGNVQARTFHAAALRQLQFFWPQAVGGTLPNLLDHKAQMIAEAARRLRLSTDRASIRDLASEIEWAKVSMLTPANYLENAQDRGTPGGFDLTAVARVFQSYEDVKTDRNVIDFEDVLLITVGILQEDEKVAATVREQYRHFVVDEYQDVSPLQQRLLELWLGGRDELCVVGDASQTIYSFTGASPKHLLEFKARYPQANVVKLVRDYRSTPQVVKLANDLLAGRRSGGPVADAAWAAPLQLVAQRPGGPVPQFTECSDDEAEAATVAQKIKALLDAGTPASEVAVLFRTNGQSEAYEQALAAAGIGYQLRGGERFFARKEVRDAILQLRAATRAVSAESPEPLGQLVRDIVASLGYTDAPPHNGGALRERWESLAALVALADELVQSRGPEFGLAEFVNELQERSLAQHAPTVQGVTLASLHAAKGLEWDAVFLVGLSEGLMPISFADSPESVDEERRLLYVGITRAREHLSLSWSTARTPGGRANRKPSRFLDGLRPDSVASSSARGKGPAPRRKAAAPAVCRVCGSMLGTGAERKVGRCNSCPPSYEEQTFEALRTWRRETALSADVPAFVVFTDATLTAIAEAKPSSLEELAALAGVGPSKLERYGEDVLRVLLESTSL
- a CDS encoding YlbL family protein translates to MTTTRGSHPSEDHAAELQSRPWPEETVEPGAGREPVSAPAGPWAPPTETGLTEPGRRSPKVSAMMVAGMAALGLGIAAGTLPVPYVIESPGPTFNTLGQSQGSPVISVTGQETYPAAGNLDLTTVYVDGGPSGPVSILGAFSAWLDRSKAVYPEELIYPAGTTKEEANEQGTEAMATSQENAVASALKELDIPFGQQLQAAGLSDSSAAAGKIEPGDILRTINGKEITSLSVIQGELAAGKGAPATVVVERDGQMVSTEIAPKDNGAGRFILGVMLKYRFTFPFHVQIALDKVVGPSAGLMFSLGIIDTVTPGDLTGGKHFAGTGTISPDGTVGPIGGIGQKMQGARAGGATLFLAPAANCGEVVGHVPDGLQVVKVENLAEARDAVELAGSGQDTSGLPACVQPTRLCRN
- a CDS encoding zinc-dependent metalloprotease codes for the protein MTSNPLNPSNGDDTPKDPLTEMLQNLMGGKGMENFDPAELAKAAGLPNDPNLLAQMFSQVQAMMSAPSEGPVNWQLAHENARRVAAASADPSVTSQQSREVDEALRLAELWLDPVTDLPATGLIGRAWSRAEWVEATLGTWKRLTEPVANSIANALSSAMTEQMPEEMKSMMGGASSMLQNMGGAIFGMQLGQAIGALSQDVVSSTDIGVPLADLEMALLPVNITAFGEGLSLPENDIRLFLAVREAAHARLFVQVPWLRGHLLGAIEAYARGIHIDTSRIEELARDLDPSNPEGIQEALSQGVFMPQRTPAQDQALEKLETALALVEGWVDELTAAATEKLLPSAGALRETVRRRRATGGPAEHAFAALVGLELRPRRLRDAATLWATLKEERGIEGRDAIWHHPDLLPTAEDLDDPKGFSGRRKLAEASDSEVDDALQKLLSGGFDESPSAGTEEADGGTAGGGTAGGGQADGNQSQDDQKGEDGGPKS
- the nudC gene encoding NAD(+) diphosphatase — encoded protein: MSHAESVTPVHQGNAVRLPANHLMETVLPVPPALVDRGSVARAKPGMVEELLAGADTMAVLLSGRQGLIHNGGLYLSKARELHAALAAADAAPRLTVYLGSALPDSDLPPGTELLLFVLPEAVEPGTAGIPGDAVWAGFREVAAGLTPTHTALFVEASAIANWHDSHTHCPRCGSPTDIEAGGWVRRCPADSSEHYPRTDPAIIVTVVGPDGRLLLGGGGARDAKNYSTLAGFVEPGESLEQAVVREIYEEVGVRVTACQYLGSQSWPFPASLMLGFTAVTEDAEATPDGVEVTRARWFSREELQEAVSAGEITISSRLSIARSLIEHWFGGRIQDRAGA
- a CDS encoding M48 family metallopeptidase, whose product is MITTADGAPVEVRRSARRTRTVAAFWENGTAVVAIPARFTAAQEKEWVQRMLAKLHKQGERRTASGRKRPASDAALAAHAAQLSERYLGGRSRPASVRWVSNQNSRWGSATPAEGTIRLSDKLRPMPQWVIDYVLLHELAHLLVAGHNAAFWKLLEAYPETARAKAFLEGVSFAMARGLKDAGAPDVPHTARPGQEPWPDENWPDENWHGESWPGDAD